In the genome of Lysobacter sp. 5GHs7-4, the window ATAGGCGTAGCGGGGCCAGGCGATGTCCTGTTCCGGTTCCAGGCGCCCGTTCTTGCCGACATAACTGCGCACCACGCGCTGTTCCGACCGCGCGGCCGGGCCCCACCCGGTATGGCCCAGTTGCAGCTTGCGCACGATGCGTTCTTCGGCGATCTGCGCGTACGGCTTGCCGTAGTGGGCCTCCAACAGCGCGGTCAGCACCAGGAAGTTGGTCTGCGTATAGCGCGTGTCGGTGCCGGTCGGGAACGACAGCGGCGTATCGGCCAGCGACACGAACACCGCAGGCAAATCCTTGGGGAAGTCCGTGGTCGCCAGGGCGCCCCCGTCCGGTCTGGCGATGAAGTACTCCGGCACCCCCGAGGTGTGATCCAGGAAGTCGCGTACCGCGATGGTCCGCCAAGACGCAGGCAGGCCGGGCACGTAGGTGCTGGCCGGTCGGTCCAGATCCACCCGGCCCTGTTCGACCAACTGCATCACCAGGATGCCGGCGAACAGCTTGCTCAAGGAGTAGGCCGCGAACACATGATCGGCGGTCGCCCGTTCGTGGCGCTCCACATCCGCCTCGCCGTCCGCGCCGCGGAACAGCACCTGCCCATCGTGCGCCACCAACAGTGCCTGGCCGGCGATGCCGTAGCGCTGCCGATTGGTCTCCAACTGCCGCGTCAGCGCCGCAGACAGCGCGTCATCGGCCAGGGCCGAGCCCGGCAGCAGCAGTGTAAGCCCGAACAACAGCGCCATGGTCTGCCTGAAGATCATTCCGTCTCCCAAAGTCGTAAGGCGTCCTGGGCGCAGCGCCGGCCTCGCCGCGCGCGGCACCGGCGCCGTAGCGGGCGTTAGCTTGCCCGATGCGCCGCGGGTTTCCGTACTTGGCGGCCACCGGTTCGGCGCATCGGGCCAGGCCGGTCGGTGGCCATGGTCCGGCCCGGGTAGA includes:
- a CDS encoding serine hydrolase domain-containing protein; this encodes MALLFGLTLLLPGSALADDALSAALTRQLETNRQRYGIAGQALLVAHDGQVLFRGADGEADVERHERATADHVFAAYSLSKLFAGILVMQLVEQGRVDLDRPASTYVPGLPASWRTIAVRDFLDHTSGVPEYFIARPDGGALATTDFPKDLPAVFVSLADTPLSFPTGTDTRYTQTNFLVLTALLEAHYGKPYAQIAEERIVRKLQLGHTGWGPAARSEQRVVRSYVGKNGRLEPEQDIAWPRYAYGHAALYLTLDDLARFLQAVTSGELVTKATLRRLWQPRTLSNGRRGGFAAGWEYGESGEYRQVGHDGGTRVRVRVLFRDSLDEDVYVFAYLTNGSVRNVWSRVLVGSAMAVVAPDRFPAEALSETLVGYALKAPAPGDARAQARSLRAQRALDDAELERAVNTAGYSIRENLGIDPALYVFELNTTLFPDSPNTWDSLAEAYAAKGDAKRAKVLYDKAHRLAERAKADKTP